One genomic window of Salmo salar chromosome ssa12, Ssal_v3.1, whole genome shotgun sequence includes the following:
- the LOC106595434 gene encoding UPF0472 protein C16orf72 homolog — translation MEEKKKEEGEAEIQEHGPEHWFSKWERQCLAEAEQEEPSEEESEQSQQKLWHLFQNSATAVAQLYKDRVCQQQGLSLWVPFQNAATAVTNLYKESLESQQQSYELGIQRSYQRRNKDVLAWVKKRRRNIRREDLISFLCGKAPPPRNPRRDAQMPKHGHALSVMSPSRQPPTESGSSVEADLQPFREAIALHGLSGAMASISVRSGAPGSPTHLTRDSPVTPQLGRNRRNGLHDVDLNTFIAEEMALHLENAAATAAANRKRASAQCSDVITDSPTHKRNRML, via the exons atggaggagaagaagaaggaggagggcgAAGCGGAGATCCAGGAGCACGGTCCCGAACATTGGTTCTCCAAATGGGAGCGGCAGTGTTTGGCCGAGGCGGAGCAAGAGGAGCCAAGCGAGGAGGAGTCGGAGCAAAGTCAGCAGAAACTATGGCATCTTTTCCAAAATTCCGCCACTGCGGTCGCCCAGCTATACAAAG ACAGAGTTTGTCAACAACAGGGGCTGTCTCTCTGGGTTCCTTTCCAGAACGCAGCTACTGCCGTCACCAACCTCTACAAAG AGTCACTAGAGTCCCAGCAGCAGAGCTATGAGTTGGGGATCCAGCGGTCGTACCAGCGTCGTAATAAAGACGTGCTGGCCTgggtgaagaagaggaggagaaacatCAGGAGGGAGGACCTCATCAGCTTTTTGTGTGGCAAGGCCCCGCCCCCACGCAACCCCCGTCGCGACGCACAGATGCCCAAACATGGCCACGCCCTCTCTGTGATGTCACCCAGCAGGCAGCCGCCCACGGAGAGCGGGTCGTCGGTCGAGGCAGACCTGCAGCCCTTCAGAGAGGCCATCGCACTGCAcg GCCTGAGTGGGGCGATGGCCAGTATATCTGTTCGTTCCGGTGCCCCTGGCTCTCCGACGCACCTAACACGCGACAGCCCCGTCACTCCGCAGCTGGGTCGTAACCGTAGGAACGGTCTCCACGACGTCGACCTGAACACCTTCATCGCCGAGGAGATGGCGCTCCATTTGGAGAACGCTGCGGCAACCGCTGCTGCCAATAGGAAGAGGGCATCTGCCCAGTGCAGTGATGTCATCACAGACTCGCCCACCCATAAACGCAACCGGATGCTCTGA
- the LOC123723880 gene encoding broad substrate specificity ATP-binding cassette transporter ABCG2 isoform X1, whose product MSKPQNGEPGSPAGVPAADDPEVMFQVPGPTVSFSRLHYSVMESNGLCHKRGTEKHILKDVSGIMRPGMNAIMGPTGSGKTSLLDVIAGRKDPAGLKFGQVLVDAKMVDSDLRLISAYVVQAVTINEFKGQIFYNNTTILPGEVYLETQGIDCSTWGFWQNHVALGGIITVCMVLAYIQLRQINRWK is encoded by the exons ATGTCTAAGCCCCAGAATGGTGAGCCAGGCAGCCCTGCAGGAGTCCCAGCAGCAGATGATCCAGAGGTGATGTTCCAGGTGCCTGGTCCAACCGTCTCCTTCTCCAGACTACACTACTCTGTCATGGAGAGCAATGGACTCTGCCACAAGAGAGGAACTGAGAAACACATCCTCAAAGACGTCAG TGGCATCATGAGACCAGGGATGAACGCCATCATGGGGCCAACAGGAAGTGGAAAAACATC tctCCTGGATGTGATAGCAGGTCGTAAGGACCCAGCAGGGTTGAAGTTTGGTCAGGTTCTGGTCGATGCGAAGATGGTGGACTCTGACCTCCGACTCATATCTGCCTACGTGGTgcag GCTGTGACCATTAATGAGTTTAAAGGACAGATATTCTACAACAACACAACCAT tCTTCCAGGGGAGGTGTACCTGGAGACCCAGGGAATAGACTGCAGCACCTGGGGTTTCTGGCAGAACCATGTAGCTCTGGGTGGGATCATTACGGTGTGTATGGTCTTGGCCTACATACAGCTCAGACAGATCAACCGCTGGAAGTAA
- the LOC123723880 gene encoding broad substrate specificity ATP-binding cassette transporter ABCG2 isoform X2, translated as MSKPQNGEPGSPAGVPAADDPEVMFQVPGPTVSFSRLHYSVMESNGLCHKRGTEKHILKDVSLLDVIAGRKDPAGLKFGQVLVDAKMVDSDLRLISAYVVQAVTINEFKGQIFYNNTTILPGEVYLETQGIDCSTWGFWQNHVALGGIITVCMVLAYIQLRQINRWK; from the exons ATGTCTAAGCCCCAGAATGGTGAGCCAGGCAGCCCTGCAGGAGTCCCAGCAGCAGATGATCCAGAGGTGATGTTCCAGGTGCCTGGTCCAACCGTCTCCTTCTCCAGACTACACTACTCTGTCATGGAGAGCAATGGACTCTGCCACAAGAGAGGAACTGAGAAACACATCCTCAAAGACGTCAG tctCCTGGATGTGATAGCAGGTCGTAAGGACCCAGCAGGGTTGAAGTTTGGTCAGGTTCTGGTCGATGCGAAGATGGTGGACTCTGACCTCCGACTCATATCTGCCTACGTGGTgcag GCTGTGACCATTAATGAGTTTAAAGGACAGATATTCTACAACAACACAACCAT tCTTCCAGGGGAGGTGTACCTGGAGACCCAGGGAATAGACTGCAGCACCTGGGGTTTCTGGCAGAACCATGTAGCTCTGGGTGGGATCATTACGGTGTGTATGGTCTTGGCCTACATACAGCTCAGACAGATCAACCGCTGGAAGTAA